The following proteins are co-located in the Myroides profundi genome:
- a CDS encoding AAA family ATPase — MKHLKKITISNARRFGKNVEIELSSGANIFLAPNGTGKTTLFEAIEFALTGSIQRLTNPPLSLIRDTQNGVDVRLDFDNGNYCEVNYQKGLDPKISGNHDLLFPGHSINDIPFLLRLTHLIEQRGNNWFIQKGESSQAGDLLDKLSIGKDLSAISKTKSNTLNAATRTINDKKDEKDKQQQRISFFEGKLEERDNAKLNYVLKPLNEIIDQVQSVHKQFDSSSNSENIDQNPDAVASYRGLVNSIILKLEEDNQKRLFNLSNLESKISLFESNNTEIAEKQKQIAGKTEIIHKANTDISQLKNSLATLKDTFNEQKDIQKDLQKSKRLLDKKKEEEVKLASTEKSIKSISEYISEQIEKLKSESELVNKLNQKIVTFNSIKESEEEALKKQGKLNSLQLVIEDWNMHLQKVTQLKEIISTEKEQKAHYEKKIEDFQTDLVIIEKLFNESQTKLNSLKNASDAILGAVGIIATNLPDDQRKCPVCNAEYEPDELSKQIALALEQIDPIISSEIETNNKLKTEVDTKKQQIQNEKTTLSKINENLVENEDKLKNAKEFINEKCIPRFPDSNNITEAKEWLKGKKEKNKVNIEKIVKDKTEFGEKPSSEELSKLITARDQTNGTIQSSEINVITLKVSLENVKTEIEKINQTLSLINTDLLDSQISTIATEIEATTLKITDNNRASEQIVKVKREVEEQITDLNMAISKLQGQQNEMLAEWKDSNLIEPPSLDNLNIGKNKLILNDRLIKKGLADLNKMSDELGRWNAAEKFATLDKEIKEICESQEEQAYLSNMRERLATINGELSFLRERKAALEKLYHKIGEEVDGVHDKIKAINPLWVSLLKKIVVNPRFMDTKLDSYSHRNKSQAKVEIKLHEKQVSVMEVASEAQATDLQLTFMLSMASTYKWTPWKSLLLDDPTQHHDLVHASGVFDLLRDYIVDQDFQVLMGTHDINQAKFFQRKLENDNIDVKLWRLVANDDGVRAELMN, encoded by the coding sequence ATGAAGCATCTTAAAAAAATAACTATAAGTAACGCAAGACGTTTTGGCAAGAATGTCGAAATTGAATTAAGTTCTGGCGCTAATATATTTCTTGCTCCAAATGGAACGGGAAAGACAACTCTTTTCGAAGCTATAGAGTTTGCACTTACTGGTTCTATTCAACGTTTAACAAATCCACCATTATCATTGATACGTGACACACAAAATGGCGTGGATGTCAGATTAGATTTTGATAATGGAAATTACTGTGAGGTTAATTATCAAAAAGGTTTAGACCCCAAAATATCAGGAAATCATGATTTATTATTTCCTGGTCACTCTATAAATGATATACCTTTTCTTTTAAGACTTACACATCTTATAGAGCAACGTGGCAATAACTGGTTTATACAAAAAGGAGAATCTTCTCAGGCAGGAGATTTGTTGGATAAGTTATCAATCGGAAAGGACTTAAGCGCCATCTCAAAAACAAAATCCAATACTTTAAATGCTGCTACGAGAACAATAAATGATAAAAAAGATGAGAAGGATAAACAGCAACAAAGGATTTCTTTTTTTGAAGGTAAATTAGAAGAGCGTGATAATGCAAAGTTAAACTACGTCCTCAAGCCTTTAAATGAAATTATTGACCAAGTACAAAGTGTTCATAAACAATTTGATAGCTCATCAAATTCGGAAAATATTGATCAAAATCCAGATGCTGTAGCTAGCTATCGAGGACTTGTAAACTCCATTATACTCAAATTAGAAGAAGATAATCAAAAGCGTTTATTTAATCTTTCAAACCTTGAAAGCAAAATTTCTCTTTTTGAAAGTAATAACACAGAAATAGCGGAAAAGCAGAAGCAGATTGCTGGAAAAACAGAAATAATACATAAAGCAAATACAGATATCTCACAATTAAAGAATTCATTGGCTACACTCAAAGATACTTTTAATGAACAGAAAGATATACAGAAAGACTTACAAAAATCAAAAAGATTATTAGATAAAAAGAAAGAAGAAGAAGTAAAATTAGCATCGACAGAAAAATCTATCAAGTCAATCTCCGAATATATTTCTGAACAAATAGAGAAATTAAAATCAGAGAGCGAACTTGTTAATAAGCTAAATCAAAAAATTGTTACGTTCAATTCTATTAAAGAGAGTGAAGAAGAAGCACTAAAAAAGCAAGGGAAATTAAATTCACTACAATTGGTAATCGAGGATTGGAATATGCATTTGCAAAAAGTTACTCAATTAAAAGAGATCATCAGCACTGAAAAAGAACAAAAAGCACATTATGAGAAAAAAATAGAGGATTTTCAAACTGATTTAGTAATAATAGAAAAGTTATTTAATGAAAGCCAAACCAAACTTAATTCTCTAAAAAATGCTTCCGATGCTATTCTTGGTGCAGTAGGAATTATAGCAACAAATTTACCTGATGATCAGAGGAAATGCCCTGTTTGTAACGCAGAATATGAACCTGATGAACTTTCAAAACAAATAGCTTTGGCATTAGAACAAATAGATCCTATTATCAGTAGTGAAATTGAAACAAATAATAAATTAAAAACAGAAGTTGATACTAAAAAACAACAGATACAAAATGAAAAAACAACATTAAGTAAAATCAATGAAAATTTAGTTGAAAATGAGGATAAATTAAAAAATGCTAAAGAATTTATTAATGAAAAATGCATACCTAGATTCCCTGACAGTAATAATATTACCGAGGCAAAAGAATGGCTAAAAGGTAAAAAAGAAAAAAACAAAGTAAATATAGAGAAGATTGTTAAGGATAAAACAGAATTTGGAGAAAAACCTTCTTCAGAAGAATTAAGTAAACTAATAACGGCTAGAGACCAAACAAATGGTACAATTCAATCTAGTGAAATAAATGTCATTACGCTTAAGGTATCTCTTGAAAATGTAAAAACAGAAATTGAAAAGATAAATCAAACTCTTTCGTTAATTAACACAGATTTATTAGACTCTCAAATTTCTACTATAGCAACAGAAATTGAAGCTACAACATTAAAAATAACTGACAACAATAGGGCTAGTGAGCAAATCGTGAAGGTTAAAAGAGAAGTCGAAGAACAAATCACAGACCTAAATATGGCAATTTCGAAGTTACAGGGGCAGCAGAATGAAATGTTAGCAGAATGGAAAGATAGTAACTTAATTGAACCGCCTTCATTGGATAATCTTAATATAGGAAAAAATAAACTAATACTTAATGATAGACTCATTAAAAAAGGATTAGCAGATCTAAATAAGATGAGTGATGAACTTGGTCGCTGGAATGCAGCAGAGAAGTTTGCCACATTGGATAAAGAAATTAAAGAAATTTGTGAGAGCCAAGAAGAGCAAGCCTATTTATCAAACATGAGAGAACGATTAGCAACAATAAATGGTGAATTATCTTTCTTAAGAGAAAGAAAAGCTGCCCTTGAAAAATTATATCATAAAATTGGTGAAGAAGTTGATGGTGTACATGATAAAATCAAAGCCATAAACCCGTTGTGGGTTTCTTTACTAAAAAAAATTGTGGTAAATCCTCGCTTTATGGATACCAAATTAGACAGTTACTCGCATAGAAATAAATCACAAGCAAAAGTAGAAATTAAACTTCATGAAAAGCAAGTTAGTGTAATGGAAGTAGCTAGCGAAGCCCAAGCAACAGACTTACAATTAACATTTATGCTTTCTATGGCAAGTACCTATAAATGGACACCATGGAAATCATTGTTATTAGATGATCCAACTCAACATCATGATCTTGTGCACGCTTCAGGAGTATTTGACCTCCTTAGAGATTACATAGTAGATCAGGATTTTCAAGTCTTGATGGGAACTCATGATATCAATCAAGCAAAATTCTTTCAAAGGAAACTTGAAAATGATAATATAGATGTAAAACTATGGAGATTAGTTGCTAATGATGATGGAGTCAGAGCTGAATTAATGAATTAA